The Streptomyces sp. NBC_00344 genome includes a window with the following:
- a CDS encoding aldo/keto reductase — protein sequence MINDTFLLGGSLPVRRIGFGTAQLTGAGYWGPRGERGEAVGVLRRAVERGVTLIDTADNYGPDIAEELIADALHPYPADLVIATKGGVVRTGADAWHIAGRPEQLRAMCEASLRRLRVDTIDLYQLHRLDPRVPMDEQLGALDALRREGKIRYIGLDTITAEQLERALSLTGIASVQNRFNLIDRLSDDVLTLCEEHGLAFLPWFPLANGALAAESWSPLTAVADRHGATGGQLALAWLLHRSPVLVPAPGTGSAGHLEENLDAVRLRLSDDDMKELNDL from the coding sequence ATGATCAACGACACGTTTCTGCTCGGCGGCTCACTCCCGGTGCGGCGTATCGGATTCGGTACCGCGCAGCTGACCGGCGCCGGGTACTGGGGGCCGCGCGGTGAGCGGGGCGAGGCCGTGGGTGTACTGCGGCGGGCCGTGGAGCGTGGTGTCACGCTCATCGACACCGCCGACAACTACGGGCCCGATATCGCGGAGGAACTGATTGCCGATGCTCTCCACCCCTACCCGGCCGATCTGGTGATCGCGACCAAGGGCGGAGTCGTACGTACCGGGGCGGATGCCTGGCACATCGCGGGCCGCCCCGAGCAGTTGCGGGCGATGTGCGAAGCGAGTCTGCGCCGGCTGCGGGTGGACACCATCGACCTGTACCAGCTGCACCGGCTCGACCCGCGGGTGCCGATGGACGAGCAGCTGGGCGCCCTCGATGCGCTGAGGCGGGAGGGTAAGATCCGGTACATCGGCCTGGACACCATCACCGCCGAACAGCTGGAGCGGGCACTCTCCCTGACCGGGATCGCCTCCGTGCAGAACCGCTTCAACCTCATCGACCGTCTCTCGGACGACGTACTGACGCTGTGCGAAGAACACGGTCTCGCCTTTCTGCCCTGGTTTCCGCTGGCCAACGGCGCCCTGGCGGCAGAGTCCTGGTCGCCGCTCACCGCCGTGGCCGACCGGCACGGCGCCACCGGAGGGCAACTGGCGCTGGCCTGGCTGCTGCATCGCTCCCCCGTTCTGGTGCCGGCACCGGGCACCGGCTCGGCCGGACATCTCGAGGAGAACCTGGACGCGGTGCGGCTCAGGCTGTCGGACGACGACATGAAGGAGCTGAACGACCTGTGA
- a CDS encoding ABC transporter ATP-binding protein, which produces MSDVVIRAKDVDLVRDGRLLLASVSMTVHSGEHWALLGSNGAGKSTLLGLLGAVGHPTRGTVEILGDTLGRVDLRQLRARLGHVNPRHPLHSPLRARDVVLTGLTNSIELVPRRSPTAEQTARAERLLAMLGMHGDKVASRWPTLSQGERGRTLIARALMPSPRLLLLDEPATGLDLAAREQLLSSLDTLRGEHPELATVLVTHHLEELPASTTHAMLLRDGQCLDSGPADEVLTTDRVSSCFDHPVRITRTEGRWSARAHRAPSVLAQPGARW; this is translated from the coding sequence GTGAGCGATGTGGTGATCCGGGCGAAGGACGTCGATCTCGTGAGGGACGGCAGACTGCTGCTCGCATCCGTGTCGATGACCGTGCACAGCGGAGAGCACTGGGCACTGCTGGGCTCGAACGGCGCGGGCAAGTCCACGCTGCTCGGCCTGCTCGGGGCGGTGGGCCATCCGACCCGGGGAACGGTGGAGATCCTCGGGGACACGCTCGGCCGGGTCGATCTGCGTCAACTCCGTGCCCGGCTCGGGCACGTCAACCCCCGCCATCCGCTGCATTCGCCGTTGCGGGCGCGTGATGTCGTACTGACCGGGCTGACCAACTCCATCGAGCTGGTGCCGCGCCGGTCCCCCACGGCGGAACAGACCGCACGGGCCGAGCGGCTGCTCGCGATGCTGGGCATGCACGGGGACAAGGTCGCATCCCGGTGGCCGACGCTCTCGCAGGGCGAGCGCGGCCGTACCCTCATCGCCCGTGCGCTGATGCCCAGCCCTCGGCTCCTGCTGCTGGACGAGCCGGCCACCGGCCTGGATCTGGCGGCCCGCGAACAGCTGCTGAGCAGCCTGGACACGCTGCGGGGTGAGCATCCGGAACTGGCGACGGTCCTGGTCACCCACCATCTGGAGGAGCTACCCGCTTCGACGACGCATGCGATGCTGCTGCGCGACGGACAGTGTCTTGATTCCGGGCCCGCCGACGAGGTGCTCACCACAGACCGTGTCAGCTCGTGCTTCGACCATCCGGTGCGGATCACCCGGACGGAAGGGCGCTGGTCGGCCCGAGCCCACCGGGCACCCTCCGTGCTGGCCCAGCCGGGAGCGCGGTGGTGA